In Campylobacter porcelli, the sequence GGCAAGAATCAAATTTAGCCTATTTTATGGGTATTTGGTAGCGGTAAAGGGGTTTAATTTCTCCACTTTTAAAAAATTGCTAAAATAGGCAAATTTGTGGAAAAATTTAGATAAATCCTACTTTGCAAATTATACTACAAACCAACTCTTTAGCGTTCACATAAAGGTATTAATAGACCTGGGCAACTGCACCCCAGGTATCTACTCTCTATCATCGCAATAGTTCTTAAATTCACACTGTATACACGCTGCTATACTAGCATTACTATGTGGAAAAATCTCTTGATCTATCATCTTTTTAATACTGTTTATAACCTTATCAAATTTGATTAAATCATCATTTGTAATATCAAATATTTTAAATTTAAGATTATTGCTACAAATCAACATTATTTTAGAAAACGGCTTATTAAGATATTTACTGGCTAATATTGAGTATGCTATGAGCTGCATTTTGGCTCCAGTGCTTAATATGGGTTTATTTTGATTTTTATATTCTGCTACTATAATTTCATCTTTGCACTCTATTACTAAATCTGCTATACCGCTCATAGATAAATCTTGTAGATATAAATTATTATATACTTTTATAATTGGTAGTTTAAATTTAAGAAATTTTCTACTTTTAAATAGCTCATTTTGTCTATTATGGTATTGTGTGCCTAGGCTGACATACTCTGGATATAGTGGCTTAATATCACAAAATGTATAAAAGTATAAAATTCTAGGGCAAAATATAAATTGCCGAATATGACTTATTAAAATCATCTAAATAATCTCATATGATTTACTCTTAAAATACTCTTTACTATAACCTAAGGTATCATCGATATCTAAATTTACAGAAGTTATAATAGCCTTATCGCTCTTTGAGCAATGTCTATGCAAAAGTGCTTTAATAGCGATTTTATCAGCTTTGCTTAACTCGCCATAAAAGACTGATTTTTGCACAGGCAAAAGATTAAAATCCTTTAATCTCTCAAAAAGCTTGGTTCGGTTTTTATTATCTTCTATATCATAGCAGATTAAATATCGCATTTACCACCTAAATATATAAGATTTATACCTAGTATCGCCGCAAAAATATGCTGAAATTTTATAAATTTGACGCTGGATAATGCTCTCTAAGGTGAGCTTTTTATGGTTGTATATCAATTTTTTGTTTAGTGAATTTAATATATTTGATGCTACTAACTTTTTTATTTGCATATTAAATTCGCCTTTTAATAGTGAGCGAATTTTGATGATATTTCTATCTACGACAAAACTTCTATACTCCTCCATAATATCCAGTGCTAAAGATGGTTTGGAGCTTCGCATAGTGTGTAAAACCCCAAAATATGGATTTAATCCAGCATTTATTATACTCTTATAAACTATATTTAACAGTATGGCATAGCCGTAATTTAACGCTTGATTTGTGATTTCTGTGCTTTCTTTTTTAGTGCGATGCTCAAAGCTATCAGGCAAAAATGAGTTAAGCTTAAGAAAATCAAAATATCTACTAGCGGCATTTGCTTCTATGGTGAAAATTTCATTTATATCTTTTATTTGTAAGTTTCTTAGCATATTGATCGCCTTATCCAAGCTTTGAATAGTTATATCTTTTGACCTAAATTCTTGATTTCTAGAAAAATATAAAATAGTCGAGCGTTGATTTTTAATCTTACCAATTATTAATTCTTTGGCTAAACTTAACCCCTTGGCATTTTCTTTAGAGGCAAATTGTTGCTTTAAGATATTTACCCCTTTGTGCTCATATAGAGCATGTGTAGCGCTAAATGTGTTGAAATTTTGAAAAAATATCTTTATTCCACGCATACTACAAGCAAAAATCAAATCGCTAGAAATAGTTATGCCATTTGAATTTATAGATATAGTTTTTAATGTTTTAAGGGCTATCTCTTTTATAATCTCTTTGTTTTGATATATTATAATTCTTTGAGATTTTAATCCTAAAAATAGCCCAAAACTATTAAGAACTAGATGTTTCATCGATTAAATTATCTATCATTATTTTTTTATTTATAGCCGATGTTTGTTTTACACAGTATGCGATTATTAGACTATCTTTTGTATCTTTAATTATAGTTATTTTCTTATCTCTTGGCTCTCCTAGTAGCTCTTTAAATTCACCATTTAAATATTTATCTATAAACTCATCACGACTAGTTTGGTCAAGTAAATTATAATCTCCAATTTGGCTTTTATCAAATTCAACCTCTATATCGTGTCTATTAGCTTGAGAGATTATAAACTCAAGTTTTGTGATGGCTGATGGGAGATTTTTAGTTATTGGAAGTTTATAAATTTGCTTTATATTTTTAGATTTTAATTTAATTATATTTATAATATCTGCTATTTTACAAGGCAGTATATTTTTGCTAAAAAATGGAATTTTGATTATATTTTTATTATCTAAATCTATATATGTTTTAGTAGCTATATCTGAATTGCTAAGTCCAGCATATCCGCCATTTTTCCTTATAATATATTTAGAACTTGTTTTTATAGGCAAAGAGTAGATTATACGAGATCTGTTTCTACTTCTTTTGGCTTGTTTGGTATAAAAACACTCTTTAAACAGCTCTTTTATCTCTTGATGTTTTAATATGTTTTTACCATCTTTTATCTCTATAATCTTGCTTTCATTAGCTTGTAAGATATGGTAGAATTTATCAATATTTTTTGTTTTTATTTTTTCATCTGGAGTTTTTAGCTTATTTTCATTGGTAAAAAACATACTACTTTTATCTTTATCTTTTATAATAGCAAATATATCTTTTCGTATATAAAAAGATAGATGATTATCTAGAAATTTGAGTTTATTTAATAATTTAATATCGCCATCATTAAAGGCTTTAAATAATAAATCAAAAACTTTATGTGTGCTTATATAAAATTTACCTGATTTAAAATCACTAGTTATAGCAACCTTTTTGCCATTTTCTTTAGTATGCAAAAGCCCAAGATCAAGCAAGATATTAAATTCTTTATCTTTTAATATATTAGTATTTTCATAAACTAGCGAATACACACCATCATCAAATAGCTTTTTACGAGCTATTTTATTAGAGTTTAATTCTAGATATTTTTTACTTTGCATAGTTATTTTATTGCTATACTCTGGCCTAATATGATTATAATCATACTTAAATTCACGCTGACCTTTTGAGTTATTTATAAGTTTGCTATTAGCGTAATAAAATACTATACTAGCATCAATGCAGTGGCTATGACTATCTTGAATTTTGGCTTTTTGTAGCTCTTTATCTTCTTTGCTTAATTCATTTCTGATTGCACTTACTAGTTCTGCATTGATGAAATTAACGCTAAATTCGATATCGCTACTTAAATTTAGTTTAGCTAACCTATCTTTTATCTTTTGTATTAATATATTTACAAATCTCTTTTGAGTTCCATTAGAATGCGTTTTTATCCTATCTAATTTTAAAATTTCAAGTGCTTTATTAAAACTATTTGAACCCTTGTAAAATAGAGCATGTCTAAGGGCAATTTGCTCAAAGCTATTAAGATTATCGTAATTTGTAAATTTATTTATATCTATATTTTTTATCTTATCATCTATAAAATGCTTAAACTCATCAAGATTTTTAATTTTTATAATTTTATAGATTGACTCTAGGTAATCTTGATGTAAATTTTCTAAGGTGTAGTTTTGATTGCCTTTTTGTAAGTTGGCTGTAGAGCTACTACAAATAAGATTTGCCTTAGAGTTGTATAGTGCCTTTGATCGTGGTAAAATATGGTCATATTCACAATTAGTAAGATCTATCTTTTGACCTGAATATGGACATATTAGATCCTTTGGTTTTTGGCGTTTGCTTATTAATTTTAAATCATAAGCGTTATTTTCAAAGCTAAATTTATTCATCTCTACATTAATATTTATACGCTTAATATCTTTTAAGCTTTCAGTCTCTATCGCAGTGCTAATCTCGTAAGCTAAGCGATTTAGATACATCTCAATTTTGCCATTTATAAGCCTAGCTGAATTAGATGGCAAACGGGTACAAATAGCCGTTTTTGAGCCGGAGCGAATTAAATTTTCTAGTGTATGACATTTGCAAGTTTTTAAAAAACCACGATTTTTTTCATCATATATTATCTCGCCTAATTGACTTAAATAATTTATATTTGTGTTTAGATTATTTTGATCAAGCGGAGTTTTAAACTCAAAAATTTGATTATGATTGCTTATATTTTGGATAACTTTTGGGTATAATTCTAAAATGGATTTTATATCTTTATCGCCGATTTCATCGCTATTTAGCTTATGATAAAAGCCATTTTGATAGCTCTTTTTTAATTGATTTAAATCTTCAAAAAATCCTTTATAACTCTTATTTCCCTTAATCTTATTTTCTAGCATAAATTTTTCTAAATTCACCAAATCATCATTAGTAATATGCCTACCAAAAAGTGCCGAAACTAACTCACTCTTATTTCCATTTTTATGAGGTGTATTTTTACCACATGGGATTAGTAAATTAGCAGATATTATCCCCTTTTTAGCATTATCTACTTCATCATAATACCGCTTAGCAAAATCTTTAAATTCCCTTAATTCATCGCTATTTAGCCTAAATGTATCAGCAAAGATTTTTGGATTATTATCAAGAGTTCTTGGATATAGACTTGTATCCATTAGACTATCTTTTGATACATCTAATATTCTTTGGAGATATTTGGCTATATCGCAATCTTTTATAACGCTTGCTATCTGGCCATTTTCATCTCGCAATATATGCACAAAATCATCGCTTTTTAAAATTTTATAAGTAGCACTAAGCAAATTAGCAGTGATTTTATCGCTATTTATTTGTAGCGTATTACACTTTTGTGGATTTTTGTTTTTACGATTTTCATATGGTGGAATAGTGATTATAGGGTCAATGCTCTTTAGATACTCTAATGCAGATTTTTGATTTAGAGTATTTAGCATTTTTTCTTTATCGCTCTTTTTATCTATATACTCCATATAGTTTATATTTCTTATTAAATTTATCTTAAGTTTTTCATCATCAAATTCAGCATTAAATTTAGAGTTAAAATATCTTCGCAAAACTCTAGTTTGCAAATTTGAGATATTTCCTACAAAATTATAAAATTCATTTAAATTATCAAATTTATCGCTTTTTTGAGTTATAAATTCGCATTTATTATTTATTATATCTTTAATATCTTTTAGATAGCTAGTGCGGTGTTTATTATTTTTAGAAATTTCATTGCGGATACTTTGAATTAAGCTAAATATACTCTTACTAGCCTTTAATACATTTTTATTGCTCTTATCTATGCTATTTAGAATACAGCTTTGAGTATCTAATATCTCTAAAATTTCGCTATTTGAGTGATCTACAACCACCTCGTTTAATATTTTTTCAAATTCATCCTTGCTCTTACTAGCCCCAAATATATATCCATCTAATTTGCTTAAAAATTCCGCCACTTCATCATCTAAATTCTCATCAAATTCAATATTATGATAATTAAAGCCACGATTTTTAAAAAGCCCATAAATCATCTCTATTTGCTCTTTATTTAGCATTTTAATAGGTAAAATCTCGCCAATAAGCCTAAGAATAAATCTATCCCTATCATAACTGCGCCTAGTATGGCGGCGCGCTGTTCTATCGCTTTTAGAAAATTGTAATTGTTTATCAAAATATAGATTAAATGCTTTTTTATAAAGTATAGAATCTTCATCGGTATTTACTATAAATACGCCGTTATTTGCTGCTCCCATATCCACATTTATAGATAATTCACGCATTTAAAACCTTTAAAAATACTTATGATGCTTTAAATAAATTTAGTCTAAAAGGTCATAAATTTGATAAACTACCTGGGGTGCCAAAGGCAGTTGCCCAGGTCTATTAATACCTTTAGGTGATTTCAAACGCTAAAGAGTTGATTTGTAGTATAATTTGCAAATCGAATTATATCTAAATTTTTCCACAAATTTGCCTATTTTAGCAATTTTTTTAAAAGTGGAAAATTTAAACCCCTTTACCGCTACCAAATACCCATAAAATGGGTTAAATTTGGAAGTGTTGCAAATTATACCATAAACCAACTCGGTTTGAAACTTTTAAGAGTATTAAGATACCTTTTTAAGAGTATTAGTTGCAAATTATACCATAAACCAACTCGGTTTGAAACTTGAGCCGTAAAAAGAGCTAGTAACCCAGCAGTTTTAGTTGCAAATTATACCATAAACCAACTCGGTTTGAAACTTATCTATTCCCATCATTAAGAAGCAACACAAGACCGTTGCAAATTATACCACAAACCAACCCCAAAAAGCCATCGCAAATACCATAATATCTATAAATTTAGGCTATTTTAGCCACCGCCGACAAACTCTACAATCTCGATTTTCATTCCATCTTTAATGCTAAATTCGCCCCAAGCACTCCTTGGGACTATTTGCATATCTACTTCAACAGCGACTCTGCTCTCTTCATAGCCTTGTAGTTTTATAAGCTTAGCAAGGTTAGAGCCATCATCAATGCTAATTAAATTTGAATTAAGCCAAATTTGGATCATTTCTCATCCAATCCGCAATACGCTCTATACTCCTCATAAGTCCCTTTGAAATCCACTATCTCTGCATTGCCTTTTAGGTGTAAAATTCTATTAGCAAATGCATCTATAAGCTCTCTATCGTGGCTTACGCAGATACAGCTACCGCTAAAATTATAAAGTGCCTCACCCAAAGCGATGATGGCTTCAAGATCAAGATGGTTATTTGGCTCATCTAATATTAATAAATTTGCTCTTTGTAGCATAAGTTTTGATAGCATTAAGCGGTGCTTTTCCCCACCACTTAGACTGCCTACTTCCTTTTCTTGCTCGGTGCCACTAAATAGCATTCTACCTAGACATTTGCGTATCTCATCTAGATCTTTATTTTTGGAGTCTTGGAGCCACTCGTATAATTTTAGGTTGCCTGTGATTTTACTTGAGCTATCTTGAGCAAAATAGCCCAGCTCTATGGTAGCACCGATACGGACATTACCGCTACTTGCTTCTAGTTGGCCCATTATGATTTTACATAAGGTGGATTTGCCTACGCCATTTGTGCCGATGATAGCGACCTTATCCCCCTTATTCATTTTAAAATTAAAATTATCTAAAATCACATTTTCATCAAATTTTTTGCTTACTGAGATTAGCTCGATTAGCTCATTGCCTATATCACGATTGGTTCGAAATAAAATACTAGGATCACGGCGACTAGATGTTTTGATCTCATTAATTTGGAGCTTCTCAAGCTGTTTGGCTCTACTTGTGGCTTGCTTTGCTTTGCTTGCATTGGCACTAAATCTAGCTATGAATTTCTCTAGTTCTTCACGCTCTTTTAGCTTTTTATCACGCTCCATCTGGGCTTGTTTAGCTACTAAATTTGCTGCGATATACCAGTCATCATAGTTACCACTAAATTCCCTAATTTGCCTAAAATCCACATCTAAAATATGAGTACAAACCCTATTTAAAAAGTGTCTATCGTGGCTGATTACAACTAGTGTGCCTTCATGGTTGATTAGCTCTCTTTCTAACCAAGCAATAGCATCTATATCAAGGTTATTTGTAGGCTCATCAAGAAATAAAATATCAGGTCTAGGAAATAGCACTTGAGCTAATAATACCTTAACTTTATCGCTACTTTCGATTTGGCTCATTAGCTTATCATACTCATGCAATCCAAGCGAGCTTAAAATTTTTTCTATTCTAGTTTCATACTCAT encodes:
- the cas4 gene encoding CRISPR-associated protein Cas4 — protein: MILISHIRQFIFCPRILYFYTFCDIKPLYPEYVSLGTQYHNRQNELFKSRKFLKFKLPIIKVYNNLYLQDLSMSGIADLVIECKDEIIVAEYKNQNKPILSTGAKMQLIAYSILASKYLNKPFSKIMLICSNNLKFKIFDITNDDLIKFDKVINSIKKMIDQEIFPHSNASIAACIQCEFKNYCDDRE
- the cas2 gene encoding CRISPR-associated endonuclease Cas2; the protein is MRYLICYDIEDNKNRTKLFERLKDFNLLPVQKSVFYGELSKADKIAIKALLHRHCSKSDKAIITSVNLDIDDTLGYSKEYFKSKSYEII
- the cas1 gene encoding CRISPR-associated endonuclease Cas1, which codes for MKHLVLNSFGLFLGLKSQRIIIYQNKEIIKEIALKTLKTISINSNGITISSDLIFACSMRGIKIFFQNFNTFSATHALYEHKGVNILKQQFASKENAKGLSLAKELIIGKIKNQRSTILYFSRNQEFRSKDITIQSLDKAINMLRNLQIKDINEIFTIEANAASRYFDFLKLNSFLPDSFEHRTKKESTEITNQALNYGYAILLNIVYKSIINAGLNPYFGVLHTMRSSKPSLALDIMEEYRSFVVDRNIIKIRSLLKGEFNMQIKKLVASNILNSLNKKLIYNHKKLTLESIIQRQIYKISAYFCGDTRYKSYIFRW
- a CDS encoding HNH endonuclease domain-containing protein — its product is MRELSINVDMGAANNGVFIVNTDEDSILYKKAFNLYFDKQLQFSKSDRTARRHTRRSYDRDRFILRLIGEILPIKMLNKEQIEMIYGLFKNRGFNYHNIEFDENLDDEVAEFLSKLDGYIFGASKSKDEFEKILNEVVVDHSNSEILEILDTQSCILNSIDKSNKNVLKASKSIFSLIQSIRNEISKNNKHRTSYLKDIKDIINNKCEFITQKSDKFDNLNEFYNFVGNISNLQTRVLRRYFNSKFNAEFDDEKLKINLIRNINYMEYIDKKSDKEKMLNTLNQKSALEYLKSIDPIITIPPYENRKNKNPQKCNTLQINSDKITANLLSATYKILKSDDFVHILRDENGQIASVIKDCDIAKYLQRILDVSKDSLMDTSLYPRTLDNNPKIFADTFRLNSDELREFKDFAKRYYDEVDNAKKGIISANLLIPCGKNTPHKNGNKSELVSALFGRHITNDDLVNLEKFMLENKIKGNKSYKGFFEDLNQLKKSYQNGFYHKLNSDEIGDKDIKSILELYPKVIQNISNHNQIFEFKTPLDQNNLNTNINYLSQLGEIIYDEKNRGFLKTCKCHTLENLIRSGSKTAICTRLPSNSARLINGKIEMYLNRLAYEISTAIETESLKDIKRININVEMNKFSFENNAYDLKLISKRQKPKDLICPYSGQKIDLTNCEYDHILPRSKALYNSKANLICSSSTANLQKGNQNYTLENLHQDYLESIYKIIKIKNLDEFKHFIDDKIKNIDINKFTNYDNLNSFEQIALRHALFYKGSNSFNKALEILKLDRIKTHSNGTQKRFVNILIQKIKDRLAKLNLSSDIEFSVNFINAELVSAIRNELSKEDKELQKAKIQDSHSHCIDASIVFYYANSKLINNSKGQREFKYDYNHIRPEYSNKITMQSKKYLELNSNKIARKKLFDDGVYSLVYENTNILKDKEFNILLDLGLLHTKENGKKVAITSDFKSGKFYISTHKVFDLLFKAFNDGDIKLLNKLKFLDNHLSFYIRKDIFAIIKDKDKSSMFFTNENKLKTPDEKIKTKNIDKFYHILQANESKIIEIKDGKNILKHQEIKELFKECFYTKQAKRSRNRSRIIYSLPIKTSSKYIIRKNGGYAGLSNSDIATKTYIDLDNKNIIKIPFFSKNILPCKIADIINIIKLKSKNIKQIYKLPITKNLPSAITKLEFIISQANRHDIEVEFDKSQIGDYNLLDQTSRDEFIDKYLNGEFKELLGEPRDKKITIIKDTKDSLIIAYCVKQTSAINKKIMIDNLIDETSSS
- the thiS gene encoding sulfur carrier protein ThiS is translated as MIQIWLNSNLISIDDGSNLAKLIKLQGYEESRVAVEVDMQIVPRSAWGEFSIKDGMKIEIVEFVGGG
- a CDS encoding ABC-F family ATP-binding cassette domain-containing protein, which produces MVEIKGLTHRFGSQLLFEDVNLKLNSHNRYGLIGANGAGKSTFLKILSGQIEHTSGEIIIESNKKIGVLGQDQFAFEDFTLKDAVLWGNKRLYDAIKEKEKLYLSEEFTDEINERLSELEIISAEEDPTYEYETRIEKILSSLGLHEYDKLMSQIESSDKVKVLLAQVLFPRPDILFLDEPTNNLDIDAIAWLERELINHEGTLVVISHDRHFLNRVCTHILDVDFRQIREFSGNYDDWYIAANLVAKQAQMERDKKLKEREELEKFIARFSANASKAKQATSRAKQLEKLQINEIKTSSRRDPSILFRTNRDIGNELIELISVSKKFDENVILDNFNFKMNKGDKVAIIGTNGVGKSTLCKIIMGQLEASSGNVRIGATIELGYFAQDSSSKITGNLKLYEWLQDSKNKDLDEIRKCLGRMLFSGTEQEKEVGSLSGGEKHRLMLSKLMLQRANLLILDEPNNHLDLEAIIALGEALYNFSGSCICVSHDRELIDAFANRILHLKGNAEIVDFKGTYEEYRAYCGLDEK